A genomic segment from Nitratiruptor sp. YY08-10 encodes:
- a CDS encoding 5'-methylthioadenosine/adenosylhomocysteine nucleosidase, with protein MKIAIMGAMIEEIEPILSRLDSTLNADEPLEYIIEHMQNIKLHYIAGNRYFEAKYKGHEIIVAYSKIGKVYASLTANVLIQHFKVEKLLFSGVAGAISEDLHIGDLIMAKRLCQHDLDITAFGHPYGYVPEGKVYVESDPVLREIAKDVAKQMQVPLKEGTIATGDQFIADPKRKEWIQKTFDADALEMEGAAVAVVCDAFDIPFFILRSISDAADMDASFDFDTFLKSSSKRSAEFILKMVDAIIQ; from the coding sequence ATGAAAATAGCGATTATGGGCGCTATGATTGAAGAGATCGAGCCTATTTTGAGTAGGCTTGATTCGACGCTGAATGCGGATGAGCCTCTTGAGTATATTATCGAACATATGCAAAATATCAAACTGCACTATATTGCCGGAAACAGATATTTTGAAGCAAAGTATAAGGGCCATGAAATTATCGTTGCGTATAGTAAAATAGGAAAAGTATACGCTTCTTTGACGGCGAATGTGTTGATTCAGCATTTCAAAGTTGAAAAACTGCTTTTTAGCGGTGTTGCCGGAGCTATCAGCGAAGATTTGCACATTGGCGATCTTATAATGGCAAAGAGACTGTGCCAGCACGATCTTGATATCACGGCTTTTGGTCATCCGTACGGGTATGTACCAGAGGGCAAAGTGTACGTGGAGAGTGATCCCGTTTTACGAGAGATCGCAAAAGATGTGGCAAAGCAGATGCAAGTACCTTTGAAAGAGGGTACTATCGCAACAGGTGATCAGTTTATTGCCGATCCCAAAAGGAAAGAGTGGATTCAAAAGACCTTTGATGCGGATGCTTTGGAGATGGAAGGAGCTGCTGTGGCAGTTGTCTGTGATGCTTTTGATATCCCTTTTTTTATCCTACGATCCATCAGTGATGCAGCGGATATGGATGCGAGTTTTGATTTTGACACATTCTTGAAAAGCTCTTCCAAACGAAGTGCGGAGTTTATCTTAAAAATGGTGGATGCGATCATACAATGA
- a CDS encoding ATP-binding protein, with the protein MKRAEFTKKLIKQIARTNVEFELLKEGDRVLVGLSGGKDSLTLVHALKHIQRVAPYDFTFKAVTISYGMGENYDFLTKHCEEYGIEHTVYETEIFDLAKEKIRTNSSYCSFFSRMRRGALYTYALQNGFNKLALGHHLDDAIESFFMNMFYNGAMRSMPPIYKSSKGLYVIRPLIETREKQLQGFVERNGFMAIGDEMCPAMRFDIKEPYVRENMKAFVSELEGRFRDVVKYIRASFRHIHDDTFFDKERLKV; encoded by the coding sequence ATGAAGCGGGCAGAATTTACGAAAAAGCTGATCAAACAGATTGCTCGGACGAATGTGGAGTTTGAACTGCTCAAAGAAGGCGACAGAGTCTTAGTGGGACTGAGCGGTGGCAAAGATTCTTTGACGCTCGTACATGCCCTCAAGCATATCCAAAGAGTGGCACCATATGATTTTACCTTCAAAGCTGTGACGATCAGCTATGGCATGGGAGAAAATTACGACTTTTTAACGAAGCATTGCGAAGAGTATGGTATCGAGCATACCGTGTATGAAACGGAGATTTTTGATCTGGCTAAAGAGAAGATCCGCACCAACTCATCCTATTGCAGCTTTTTTTCAAGGATGAGGCGAGGGGCACTCTATACATACGCGTTGCAAAACGGATTTAACAAGCTGGCTCTTGGACATCATCTTGATGATGCGATTGAGAGTTTCTTTATGAATATGTTTTATAACGGAGCGATGCGCTCTATGCCTCCAATCTATAAAAGCTCGAAAGGACTCTACGTTATTCGACCACTCATCGAGACCCGTGAAAAGCAGCTTCAAGGATTTGTAGAGCGAAACGGTTTTATGGCGATCGGTGATGAGATGTGTCCTGCCATGCGTTTTGATATCAAAGAGCCATATGTTCGCGAAAATATGAAAGCTTTTGTTTCGGAGTTAGAGGGGCGGTTTCGTGATGTGGTAAAATATATCAGAGCCTCATTTCGTCATATTCATGACGATACTTTTTTTGATAAAGAGCGTCTGAAGGTCTGA
- a CDS encoding EscU/YscU/HrcU family type III secretion system export apparatus switch protein — protein sequence MKKKAVALQYDKKSSNAPKVIAKGEGYRAQKIIELAQEHGIELYEDPELIEVLSKVELDEEIPQKLYVAVAKILAYIYRKKKEKR from the coding sequence ATGAAAAAAAAGGCAGTAGCACTTCAATATGACAAAAAGAGTTCGAATGCGCCAAAGGTTATTGCAAAAGGGGAAGGGTACAGGGCACAAAAAATTATCGAACTAGCACAAGAACATGGTATCGAGCTCTATGAGGATCCTGAACTGATTGAGGTTCTTTCAAAAGTTGAATTGGATGAAGAGATACCACAAAAACTCTATGTGGCAGTAGCCAAAATATTGGCTTATATCTATAGAAAGAAAAAGGAGAAACGATGA
- a CDS encoding GGDEF domain-containing phosphodiesterase, whose amino-acid sequence MKSLNQQLQECIVHLFEHVFEGIIFIEVDGTILYANGSAAKIVGYQKEELVGKNVFEFVDDNCKSIVQNHIGKNYSKPYKVKVKKRDGSNAWVLVKGRSIQLFGTVLRIVSIFDISEIVEKDNLIDYLSNYDLLTGLYNRKFFLEYIQEVLSFYTSHSLYGTIFFIDIDDFREINEIRGHEIGDLLLKEIKKRLQALVKTEALIARAGGDEFLIFCDLKEKNRERARIFSVTFANRLRKELEKPYCIEDQTINITVSIGIALIEPNLDIATLLKQVDVALYNAKEKRRNRIIVFNSRYLEMVKEKSALKEKIKAGLKRGEFFLAFQKKVRLQNGSPHIVGYEALIRWERDGEIISPAKFIPIAEENGLIIEIGEYVLRAVCSYLQNSDTKISVNISPRQFEDELFVKRVKEIINEYSIEPNNLIFEITENILLENIKEAIVKIIQLKKFGISFSIDDFGTGFSSFEYLKTLPLSELKIDQMFVKNIVDNSNDYAIVEAMTKIGHIFELQVVAEGVETKEQLQILQKIGVDVYQGYYFGKPEINQFIRSINGIYKETF is encoded by the coding sequence TTGAAAAGTCTCAATCAGCAGCTTCAAGAGTGTATCGTCCATCTCTTTGAACATGTTTTTGAAGGAATTATTTTTATTGAAGTTGATGGAACGATTCTATATGCCAACGGCAGTGCTGCAAAAATAGTAGGATATCAAAAAGAAGAGCTTGTAGGGAAAAACGTATTTGAATTTGTTGATGATAATTGCAAAAGTATTGTACAAAACCATATTGGAAAAAATTATAGCAAACCCTACAAAGTCAAGGTTAAAAAAAGAGACGGTTCGAATGCCTGGGTTTTGGTGAAGGGGAGAAGTATCCAGTTATTCGGTACTGTTTTGCGTATCGTTTCCATTTTTGATATTTCCGAAATCGTAGAAAAAGATAACCTTATTGACTACCTGTCCAATTACGATTTGCTTACAGGACTTTACAACAGAAAGTTTTTTTTAGAGTATATCCAAGAAGTACTTTCCTTTTATACGAGTCATTCTCTTTATGGGACAATCTTTTTTATCGATATCGACGATTTTCGAGAGATCAATGAGATTCGTGGACATGAAATTGGAGATCTTCTTTTAAAAGAGATCAAAAAAAGACTACAAGCCCTTGTGAAAACGGAGGCTTTGATAGCCAGAGCCGGAGGTGATGAATTTCTTATCTTTTGTGATTTAAAAGAAAAAAATAGAGAGAGAGCTCGGATTTTCAGTGTCACGTTTGCAAATCGGCTGCGAAAAGAGTTGGAAAAGCCTTATTGTATCGAGGATCAGACTATCAACATAACAGTCAGCATCGGTATTGCACTGATTGAGCCAAATTTAGATATCGCCACTTTGTTAAAACAGGTTGATGTCGCTTTGTACAACGCGAAAGAGAAGCGAAGAAATCGCATTATCGTTTTTAATTCCAGATATCTTGAGATGGTAAAAGAGAAGAGCGCATTAAAAGAAAAAATCAAAGCCGGACTGAAAAGAGGCGAATTTTTTCTAGCCTTTCAAAAAAAAGTCCGTTTACAAAACGGTTCCCCACATATTGTTGGATATGAAGCGTTGATACGATGGGAACGAGACGGAGAGATAATTTCTCCAGCCAAATTCATACCTATAGCTGAAGAGAATGGATTGATTATCGAAATAGGTGAGTATGTTTTGCGTGCGGTCTGCTCCTATCTTCAAAATAGTGATACGAAGATTTCGGTCAATATCAGTCCAAGACAATTTGAGGACGAGCTTTTCGTCAAGCGAGTGAAAGAAATTATCAATGAATATAGCATCGAGCCAAATAATCTTATCTTTGAGATAACAGAAAATATTTTATTGGAAAATATCAAGGAAGCGATTGTTAAAATAATTCAACTAAAAAAATTTGGTATATCATTTAGCATCGATGATTTTGGAACGGGGTTTTCTTCCTTTGAATATCTAAAAACGCTTCCGCTGTCTGAGCTGAAAATCGATCAAATGTTTGTAAAAAATATTGTCGATAATTCCAATGATTATGCAATTGTGGAAGCGATGACAAAAATTGGTCATATTTTTGAGTTGCAAGTAGTTGCAGAGGGTGTTGAGACAAAGGAGCAGCTGCAAATTTTACAAAAGATCGGGGTAGATGTGTATCAAGGATACTATTTTGGCAAACCCGAAATCAATCAATTTATAAGGAGTATAAATGGGATTTATAAAGAAACATTTTGA
- a CDS encoding methyl-accepting chemotaxis protein, with the protein MGFIKKHFENQGITENSNNTQQDETQNSIDLNTATIEEISHKLTEKTAEGLAAIEEIKGTMEQIAAAAEENAGAAEESLSAIEEINKNAQTLENDSNFILEISEKFMELIKGANQSILEDKEKMRVTANFAEEIAKKANLLYDSSKEIDNAVNLITKLAKKTSLLALNAAIEAARAKEKGKSFTIMASEIRQIASKSNRYVVNIKEIVQITQEKIAVAKDVMNTLHTSMQEAEKIALDSSNNMYSIMNLIKKTNELTMSIVDAVKRTAKEVSAMHQSAEIIASAAEESASAVSEITNTISQQVEAFAQAEVAAKMIKDLIDKMEGGDKKAVVDELASASEELTSTNEEIERSMEQTVEALEQIEEAANIAKEDAKRAEEITIKTLQEASHAKDLLNNLFEDLKKIDQIFDSVIQDLKRIKAMALENTKSSEDIIPSLDFINSKINALNDMIRKIELSIVQISALSINGSVEAIRAGEFGSGFSEVSRDIKELANSSEENLDKVIQTINKVKEENDQINVLVNNIILTQRAENEKLDRIEYELANNKENLTKVLEAVEKGVTLVENIVQALEQSKIAAEQILEAGELSHKNAAESKEAANIILQISRDMKELSAKLYEIASALAGEA; encoded by the coding sequence ATGGGATTTATAAAGAAACATTTTGAAAACCAGGGAATAACAGAAAATTCGAATAATACGCAACAGGATGAAACGCAAAACAGTATAGATTTAAATACAGCAACTATCGAGGAAATTTCTCACAAACTGACTGAAAAAACGGCAGAAGGTTTGGCGGCAATTGAAGAAATCAAAGGAACAATGGAGCAGATTGCTGCAGCGGCAGAAGAGAATGCTGGGGCGGCTGAAGAGAGTCTGAGTGCAATTGAAGAGATCAATAAAAATGCCCAAACTCTGGAAAATGACAGTAACTTTATATTAGAGATTTCTGAAAAATTTATGGAGCTCATCAAAGGAGCGAATCAAAGTATCTTAGAAGATAAAGAGAAGATGCGTGTTACTGCAAATTTTGCAGAAGAGATTGCAAAGAAGGCAAATCTTTTATACGATTCATCCAAAGAGATCGATAATGCAGTCAATTTGATTACAAAACTGGCAAAGAAAACCTCATTATTGGCACTCAATGCTGCTATCGAAGCTGCCAGAGCTAAAGAAAAAGGCAAAAGCTTCACTATTATGGCTTCTGAGATTCGCCAGATTGCTTCAAAATCCAATAGATACGTGGTCAATATCAAAGAGATTGTCCAAATAACGCAAGAAAAGATTGCTGTAGCAAAAGATGTGATGAATACACTTCATACTTCGATGCAAGAGGCCGAAAAAATTGCTCTTGACAGCTCAAATAACATGTATAGCATCATGAATTTGATCAAAAAGACAAATGAGTTGACAATGAGTATTGTTGATGCAGTAAAACGAACGGCAAAAGAGGTGAGTGCTATGCATCAAAGTGCGGAGATTATTGCCAGTGCTGCAGAAGAGAGTGCCAGTGCAGTCAGTGAGATCACCAATACAATTTCTCAGCAGGTTGAAGCCTTCGCGCAAGCTGAAGTTGCAGCAAAAATGATCAAAGATCTTATCGACAAGATGGAAGGAGGCGATAAAAAAGCGGTAGTAGATGAGTTGGCATCTGCTTCAGAAGAGCTAACCAGCACCAATGAGGAGATCGAGCGTTCGATGGAGCAGACTGTTGAAGCATTGGAACAGATAGAAGAGGCAGCCAATATTGCCAAAGAGGATGCTAAAAGAGCGGAAGAAATAACAATAAAAACTTTGCAAGAGGCATCTCATGCAAAGGATCTATTGAACAATCTTTTTGAAGATTTGAAAAAAATTGATCAGATTTTTGATAGTGTGATACAAGATCTAAAAAGAATAAAAGCGATGGCTTTGGAAAATACAAAATCATCCGAAGATATCATTCCTTCACTTGATTTTATCAACTCAAAAATCAATGCTCTCAATGATATGATTCGCAAAATTGAACTCTCCATCGTTCAAATTTCGGCCCTTTCAATCAATGGTTCAGTAGAAGCAATACGAGCTGGTGAATTTGGTAGCGGTTTTAGTGAAGTGAGTCGCGATATTAAAGAGCTTGCCAACAGTTCAGAAGAGAATCTTGACAAGGTTATTCAGACAATCAACAAAGTAAAAGAGGAAAATGACCAAATCAATGTATTGGTCAATAATATTATTCTTACCCAACGTGCGGAAAACGAGAAGCTTGATAGAATCGAATATGAACTTGCCAACAATAAAGAGAATTTGACAAAAGTGCTAGAAGCGGTGGAAAAAGGTGTTACACTTGTCGAAAATATCGTACAGGCGCTCGAGCAGAGTAAAATTGCTGCAGAACAGATTTTAGAAGCCGGAGAACTATCTCACAAAAATGCTGCTGAATCGAAAGAGGCTGCAAATATCATTTTACAAATCAGTAGAGATATGAAAGAGCTTTCTGCAAAACTGTATGAAATAGCATCAGCATTGGCTGGAGAAGCGTAA
- a CDS encoding chemotaxis protein CheW, with translation MKWIVDVEKVYDVAFMPEYIIGEIKQNDDVYFLVCLKKLLKLGDCEDLKNKSAIILSIKDKDFAILVDEIHKIEEIENIKYNNDKIEVINFDEEVVEILKEDFFYSSVDVPTIKPSYQKQKEELLDNTLETDQDETSLILFKLGKEIFAVDASMVQFVEVLEDAKKGMYIPKEEFIEGVYLVKNRLLHLINLGKLLHVDSKLGENIFIFKKENLHLGLSVGEILNIVNVQTENINIARGEEILDRFFIYENQVISIISNEYLQNLIEMYGITSHDKNEVSKRVHEYEEFLIVSVDGKRLAIKMENIKGIHEEHEVHITRSLEHREGVEGIVAIDSRSYLLFDLEYLATKTESQGKDGLILIMQTEVENRLFDYALLIGSIQEIIQVPKDDVHIVVSEKEHFIKGTVEYHDEVYNIINTKWIVEQLQKNA, from the coding sequence GTGAAGTGGATTGTGGATGTGGAGAAGGTGTATGATGTTGCTTTTATGCCGGAGTATATTATAGGAGAGATCAAACAAAATGATGATGTCTATTTTTTGGTGTGCCTCAAAAAGCTGTTGAAGCTTGGAGACTGTGAAGATCTGAAAAACAAGAGCGCCATAATTTTAAGCATCAAAGATAAAGATTTTGCCATCCTTGTGGATGAAATCCATAAGATCGAAGAGATAGAAAATATAAAATATAACAATGACAAAATCGAAGTGATCAATTTTGATGAAGAAGTGGTGGAAATTTTGAAAGAGGATTTCTTTTATAGCAGTGTCGATGTCCCGACGATCAAGCCATCCTATCAAAAGCAAAAAGAGGAACTTCTAGATAACACTTTGGAAACAGATCAAGATGAGACAAGTTTGATTCTGTTTAAACTAGGGAAAGAGATTTTTGCCGTGGATGCTTCTATGGTGCAGTTTGTCGAAGTTTTGGAAGATGCAAAAAAGGGTATGTATATTCCGAAAGAGGAGTTTATAGAAGGTGTTTATTTGGTGAAAAATAGGCTATTGCATCTTATCAATCTTGGGAAACTGCTACATGTTGATAGTAAGCTTGGTGAAAATATTTTTATTTTTAAAAAAGAGAATCTTCATTTGGGACTCAGTGTCGGTGAGATTCTCAATATAGTCAATGTCCAAACAGAAAACATCAATATTGCAAGAGGAGAAGAGATTCTCGACCGTTTTTTTATATATGAAAACCAGGTGATATCCATCATTAGTAATGAATATCTGCAAAATCTTATCGAGATGTACGGTATTACCTCTCATGACAAAAACGAAGTTTCAAAAAGGGTGCATGAATATGAAGAGTTCTTGATCGTCAGTGTGGACGGAAAAAGATTGGCGATTAAAATGGAAAATATCAAAGGTATTCATGAAGAGCATGAAGTGCATATCACACGATCTTTGGAACATAGAGAAGGGGTTGAAGGAATTGTTGCTATCGATTCAAGAAGTTATCTGCTTTTTGATTTGGAATATCTGGCAACCAAAACAGAAAGTCAAGGAAAGGATGGACTGATCCTTATCATGCAAACGGAAGTTGAGAACAGACTCTTCGATTATGCCCTGCTTATTGGTTCTATTCAAGAAATCATACAAGTTCCAAAAGATGATGTGCATATCGTTGTTTCAGAAAAAGAGCATTTTATTAAAGGGACGGTAGAGTATCATGATGAAGTCTATAACATTATCAATACAAAATGGATAGTGGAACAATTACAAAAGAATGCATAA
- the recO gene encoding recombination protein RecO, producing the protein MQGFILHITKVKNEDLIVKVLTQKRVYTLYRFYGARHSTINLGYKVDFEIEHDIGYLPKMRHITHLGTPWLKSMHTTLLWQKFIKLLHAHLFDIEAIDPFYYDLLCDLSKRLERQNPKRAMIEGYLKLLYFEGRLHTEPVCFVCESKIKRDPVLVRAFLQAHSECIPKRSFDQKKVEYLFTHFDTQFFEEDEIEALWSLIEEGL; encoded by the coding sequence ATGCAAGGATTCATACTCCATATTACCAAAGTAAAAAATGAAGACCTCATCGTAAAAGTCCTCACTCAAAAAAGAGTGTATACACTGTATCGATTCTATGGTGCAAGGCACAGTACGATCAATTTGGGCTACAAAGTGGACTTTGAAATAGAGCATGATATCGGTTATCTTCCCAAAATGAGGCACATCACCCATTTAGGTACACCCTGGCTTAAATCGATGCATACAACACTGCTTTGGCAAAAGTTTATCAAACTGCTACATGCCCATCTTTTTGATATAGAAGCAATTGATCCATTTTACTATGATCTGCTTTGCGATCTTTCAAAACGCCTAGAAAGACAAAATCCCAAACGCGCAATGATAGAAGGCTATTTGAAGCTGCTGTATTTTGAGGGAAGACTTCATACTGAACCTGTCTGTTTCGTGTGTGAATCAAAAATCAAACGAGACCCTGTATTGGTGCGAGCTTTTTTACAAGCGCACAGTGAATGTATCCCTAAAAGAAGTTTTGATCAAAAAAAGGTAGAGTATCTTTTTACCCATTTCGATACACAGTTTTTTGAAGAGGATGAGATAGAGGCTCTATGGAGCCTCATCGAAGAGGGACTATAA